The Pseudomonas sp. Marseille-Q3773 DNA window ACGCCACCGGCCTTGTGGATTTCCTTCGACACCGCCAGTGCCGAGGACGACAAGGTGCAGCCCTGGAAGAAGCGTGCGCCATCCTGGCCGATGGCTTCCTGTACCTTGCGCACCGCCTTGCCGGCGTTGCCTTCAGTGTCGATGACCTTGTACTTGAGCGGGTGGCCAAGCAGTTGCGGGTGTTCGGCGATAGCCAGGCGCGAGCCCATGTCGGCGTACTTGCCGTAGCTGGCAAAGGCGCCAGACATGGACTTGAGCCCATAGAAGGTCAACGGTTGGTCGGCGAATGCCCGGTGCGACCCCAGGGGGAGGCTACCTAAGGCACCCAGGGCAAGGCCTGCCTTGAGCAGGGTACGTCTTTGCATGAGTAACTCCTTGGTTGTGGTTATTAGGCAGGAGTGGCAATGACAAAGCGGGTACAGCCGGGCCTGTGTGCAGGCCTCTTTCCAGGTGGATCAGTGGTGGTGTTCGAACTCCAGCAGGAAGTTGCGGGCAACCTCGCCTTCCAGCGCGGTCATGTGGTGTTCGGCGTCGCACATGTGTTCGTGCATCAGCCGGCGTACGGCAGGCTCGTCGCTGGCGCGCAGGGCGGTGAGCAGTTGCTTGTGGTAGGCGATGTTGGCAGCGGCGAACTGCTGGCGCTTGGGCAGGTAGGCCTTTTTCAGCACCACCAGGTCGCGCAGCAGGTCATTGAGGAACACCGCCATGAAACGCAGCAACGGGTTGGAGCAGCGGTCGGCCAGCAGGGTGTGGAACTCCAGCTCGGCCAGGCGCTGTTCGCGCTGGCCTTCCTCGCTGTCCTCCGGTGCGCTGCAGAAGTCGATATTGGCCTGCAGTGCGGCGTAGTCGGCTTCGCTCAGCTTGCCCATCACCGACACCGCCAGCTCCACCTCGATGACCTTGCGCAGCTGGTACACCTGCTCGCCGTCCAGGTGCTGGAAGTGCAGGTAGTTGCGCAGCGCGCGGCTGGCAGGTTCAGTGCCCACTTCGTTGAGGTAGGCACCGCCGCTCGGGCCGGTGCGGGTGCTGACCAGGCCCTCGACCTCCAGGGCCTTGAGCGCTTCGCGGGCGGTACCCTTGGAGCATTCGAAATGCTCCATCAGCTCGCGCTCGGTGGGCAGGCGGTCGCCGGGGTGCAGCGCTTCGGTGACGATCGAGCGCTTTACCGATTCGACAATCACGTCGGACAGCTTCTGGCGCCTGCGTTTGGGTTTGAGCATTTCGCTATTTTTCATATTTATGCGGATAAATAGGATTTAGCGAGTTTTGCCGGGTGGGTCAATGCTGGCGGCGGGGGAGGAGTCGCAAATGGTGCGAAAGGGTCGGGGAGGGATAAGTGAAGAGGTGATCAACCGCGCAACCTGTGGAGCAGGTTTGCCCGCGAATGCTGCGGTGAAGCCACCGACCCATTCGCGGATGAACCCGCTTCCACAGGCTAGCGTGTTCAGTGCTGGCGGCCGGGACCTTGCTGCAGGTGCGCCTGGCTGCAATACCACTCGTTGCCCTGCTGCAGCGCCCGGTCATTGGGCAGGTGCACGCCACAATGGGCGCAGCGCACCATTTTCAGCGGCGCATCCAGCTTGGCCTCGGGGCGTGACTGCTGGCTGACTTTGAATTTGCGCCACAGCCAGAACGCGGCGGCGATCAGGGCGATCCAGAAAAGTAGGCGAACCATGGTGTCCAGCTTGTCGGTTGAAGAAGCCGACAGTCTAGGACGCGGCCAATAAAAAAGGGAGGCCCAGGGCCTCCCTTTCACCTAACACAGCAGATCAGTCGAACAGACCAAAGGTCATGTAGCTGAACCAGGAGCGGTCCTGCTCGGCTTCCTTCGGCCCTTCCGGCACGATCGGGTCACCGTTCTCGTCCTTCGGCAGCAGCTCTTGCGGCATCTCGTCACGTGCGTCCTGGAACTGCTTGACCACGTCCTGGTTGGCGCGGGTTTCGCCCGGCGGCAGCGGGGTGTCGGTTTCGATCAGGCCCAAGGTGGCCTTGGACAGCCAGCCACGGCCATCAGACTCGGTCTGCTTGGGCTGGAACTGGCCATCGACCAGGCTCGGATGGTCCGGGTAGTTGAGCTTGAGGGTTTCCAGGCTGGTGGCCGCCAGTTCGTCCAGGTGCATCTTCTGGTACGACTCGACCATTACCGCCAGGCCATCACCGACCGACGGGGTTTCCTGGAAGTTTTCCACCACGTAGCGGCCACGGTTGGCTGCAGCGACATAGGCCTGGCGGCTCAGGTAGTAGTCGGCCACATGGATTTCGTACGCGGCCAGCAGGTTGCGCAGGTAGATCATGCGCTGCTTGGCATCAGGCGCGTAGCGGCTGTTGGGGAAACGGCTGGTCAGCTGGGCGAACTCGTTGTACGAGTCGCGCGCGGCACCCGGGTCACGCTTGGTCATGTCCAGCGGCAGGAAGCGCGCCAGCAGGCCACGGTCCTGGTCGAACGAGGTCAGGCCCTTGAGGTAGTAGGCGTAGTCGACGTTCGGGTGCTGCGGGTGCAGGCGGATGAAGCGCTCGGCGGCCGACTTGGCAGCTTCGGGTTCCGAGTTCTTGTAGTTGGCGTAGATCAGCTCGAGCTGCGCCTGGTCGGCATAGCGGCCGAACGGGTAACGCGACTCCAGGGCCTTGAGCTTGTTCACGGCGCTGGTGTAGCTGGAGTTGTCCAGGTCAGCCTGCGCCTGCTGGTACAGCTCGGCTTCGCTGAGGTTCTCGTCAATGACTTCCTTATTGGAGGAACAGGCCGCGGTGAGCCCGAGGATGGCGATCAGCAGCAGGTGTTTCACTTGCATGGCGGCTTGCGTCCCTTTGACGGCCGCTGTCTTGGGCGGTGCCGTCCTGTTATGATGAGCGCCCCGGCCAACCCCGGGACAAAAGAAGCCGTATTTAACCACAAGCTCGCAGCCGAAACCAAAGGCTGTGCGCCCGCCGAATCGAGCATGTCCGAGATCATTCAACTTAGCGCAGAGGTGCCGTCCGAACTGGGCGGTCAACGCCTCGACCAGGTCGCCGCCCAATTGTTCGCCGAGTACTCGCGTTCGCGGCTAACTTCGTGGATCAAAGAGGGCCGTCTGACGGTCGATGGCGCGGTAGTGCGCCCTCGAGACCTCGTCCACGGTGGCTCGCAGCTTATCCTGGAGGCCGAGCAGGAGGCCCAGGGTGAGTGGGTCGCAGAAGATATCGAACTGGATATCGTCTACGAGGACGACCACATCATGGTGATCAACAAGCCTGCCGGGCTGGTTGTGCACCCGGCCGCCGGGCATGCCAGTGGCACCCTGCTCAATGCCTTGCTGCACCACGTGCCGGACATCGTCAACGTACCGCGCGCCGGTATCGTTCACCGCCTGGACAAGGACACCACCGGCCTGATGGTGGTGGCCAAGACCTTGCAGGCGCAGACCCGGCTGGTCGAGCAGATGCAGGCCCGCAAGGTCAGCCGCATCTACGAGTGCATCGTGATTGGCGTGGTCACGGCTGGCGGCAAGATCGATGCCCCGATCGGCCGCCATGGCGGCATGCGCCAGCGCATGGCGGTCACCGACGGCGGCAAGCCGGCGGTCAGCCACTACCGTGTGCTCAAGCGCTTCCGCTCGCACACCCACGTGCGGGTCAAGCTGGAAACCGGTCGTACCCACCAGATTCGCGTGCACATGGCGCATGTGGGTTTCCCGCTGGTCGGCGACCAGACCTACGGTGGCCGCTTCCGGATTCCGCCAGCCGCCAGCCCGACCATGGTCGAGGCGGTGAAAACCTTCCCGCGTCAGGCACTGCATGCGCGCTTCCTTGCGTTGGCCCACCCGATTACCGGTGAAGTCATGAAGTGGGAATCGCCACTGCCGGATGACTTCGTCTGGTTGCTGTCGCTGCTGAACCAGGACCGCGAGAGCTTTATCGGATGAGTGGCCTGACGCAGACGCTGCTATACCCCGACTGGCCGGCCCCGGCCTCGGTGCGCGCCTGCGTCACCACGCGCCAGGGCGGCGTCAGCCTGCCGCCCTATGAAACCTTCAACCTTGGCGACCACGTTGGCGACGACCCCGCTGCGGTGGCCGAGAACCGTCGCCGCCTGAGCGATGAATTCGCCATCCAGCCGGCCTGGCTCAAGCAGGTGCACGGCCTGGTGGTGGCCGATGCCGACCCGGGCGTGGTCGCCGAGGCCGACGCCAGCTGGACCGACGGGCCAGGCATTGCCTGCGCGGTGATGACTGCCGATTGTCTGCCGGCGCTGTTCTGCGACCGTGCCGGCACCCGCGTGGCGGCGGCGCATGCCGGCTGGCGCGGGCTGGCCGGGGGTGTGCTGGAAGCCACGCTCGACCGCCTGGCATTGGCGCCTGAAGAGGTGCTGGTGTGGCTGGGGCCGGCGATCGGGCCGCAGGCTTTCGAAGTTGGCATGGAAGTGCGCGATGCCTTTACGGCGGTGCACCCCGAAGCAGCGCGGGCGTTTGTCGATGGCGAGCGGCCGGGCAAGCTGATGGCCGACATCTATGAGCTGGCACGCATTCGCTTGGCGGCACGTGGGGTGACTGCCGTTTATGGCGGTGGCTGGTGCACGGTCAGCGATGAGCGCTTCTTCTCCTATCGCCGTACCCCGCAAGGGGGGCGCTTTGCTTCGCTGGTGTGGCTGGAACCGCGCTAGCCTGCACCGGTCTCTTCGCGGGTGAACCCGCTCCCACGAGATAATCACAGTCCCAGAGAGCAGTGCAGTACTTGTGGGAGCGGGTTCACCCGCGAATGGCCCGGCACTAATCCAACAGATTGACCCCGGTCAACCCCGCTACGCTTGAATCTTCCACAATCAGCCTTATCTATAAGGTCATCTCAGGCAGGTTTCTTCATCAACAGGCGCTGTCCATCGCTCCGACCTGCCCTTTAAAGGAAGGTATCCCATGCGAATAGACCGTTTGACCAGCAAGCTGCAGCTTGCCATATCCGATGCCCAGTCCCTGGCCGTTGGCATGGACCACCCTGCCATCGAGCCCGTGCACCTGCTGCAGGCGTTGCTCGAGCAGCAGGGCGGTTCGATCAAGCCGCTGCTGATGCAGGTAGGTTTCGACATCAACAGCCTGCGCCAGGCGCTGGTGAAAGAACTCGACCACCTGCCGAAAATCCAGAACCCGACCGGCGACGTGAACATGTCGCAGGACCTGGCGCGCCTGCTCAACCAGGCCGACCGCCTGGCCCAGCAGAAAGGTGACCAGTTCATTTCCAGCGAGCTGGTGTTGCTGGCCGCCATGGACGAGAACAGCAAGCTCGGCAAGCTGTTGCTCGGCCAGGGCGTCAGCAAGAAGGCCCTGGAAAACGCCATCAACAACCTGCGCGGCGGTGCGGCTGTCAACGACGCCAACGCCGAGGAATCGCGCCAGGCGCTGGACAAGTACACCGTCGACCTGACCAAGCGTGCCGAGGAAGGCAAGCTGGACCCGGTAATCGGCCGTGACGACGAAATCCGCCGTACCGTTCAGGTACTGCAACGCCGGACCAAGAACAACCCGGTGCTGATCGGCGAGCCTGGGGTCGGCAAGACCGCCATCGCCGAAGGCCTGGCGCAGCGCATCATCAACGGTGAAGTGCCGGACGGCCTCAAGGGCAAGCGCCTGCTGGCGCTGGACATGGGCGCGCTGATCGCCGGTGCCAAGTACCGCGGCGAGTTCGAGGAGCGCCTCAAAGGCCTGCTCAATGAACTGTCCAAGCAGGAAGGCCAGATCATTCTGTTCATCGACGAACTGCACACCATGGTCGGCGCCGGCAAGGGCGAGGGCGCCATGGACGCCGGCAACATGCTCAAGCCGGCCCTGGCCCGCGGCGAGCTGCACTGTGTGGGCGCGACCACGCTCAACGAATACCGCCAGTTCATCGAGAAGGACGCGGCCCTGGAGCGGCGCTTCCAGAAGGTCTTGGTCGAGGAGCCGAGCGAGGAAGACACCATCGCCATCCTGCGTGGCCTGAAGGAACGCTATGAAGTGCACCACAAGGTGGCCATCACCGACGGTGCCATCATCGCCGCGGCCAAGCTCAGCCACCGCTATATCACCGACCGGCAGTTGCCGGACAAGGCCATCGACCTGATCGACGAAGCGGCCAGCCGCATCCGCATGGAGATCGACTCCAAGCCGGAAGTGCTCGACCGCCTCGACCGTCGCCTGATCCAGCTCAAGGTGGAATCGCAGGCGCTGAAGAAGGAAGAAGACGAAGCCGCGAAAAAACGCCTGGAGAAGCTGACCGAGGAAATTACCCGGCTGGAGCGTGAATACGCCGACCTGGAAGAAATCTGGGCGTCGGAAAAGGCCGAAGTGCAGGGCTCGGCGCAGATCCAGCAAAAGATCGAGCAGGCCCGCCAGGAACTGGAAGCCGCCCGCCGCAAAGGCGACCTCAGCCGCATGGCCGAGCTGCAGTACGGGGTGATCCCCGACCTGGAGCGCAGCCTGCAGATGGTCGACCAGCACGGCAAGTCCGACAACCAGTTGCTGCGCAACAAGGTGACCGAGGAAGAAATTGCCGAAGTGGTGTCCAAGTGGACCGGCATCCCGGTGGCCAAGATGCTCGAAGGCGAGCGCGAGAAGCTGCTGAAGATGGAAGAGCTGCTGCATCAGCGCGTGATCGGCCAGGGCGAGGCGGTAACCGCGGTGTCCAACGCCGTGCGCCGCTCGCGTGCCGGGCTGTCCGACCCGAACCGGCCCAGTGGCTCGTTCCTGTTCCTCGGCCCGACCGGTGTGGGCAAGACCGAGCTGTGCAAGGCCCTGGCCGAGTTCCTGTTCGACACCGAAGAGGCCATGGTGCGCATCGACATGTCCGAGTTCATGGAGAAGCACTCCGTGGCTCGCCTGATCGGTGCCCCGCCAGGCTATGTCGGCTATGAAGAGGGCGGTTACCTGACCGAGGCGGTACGCCGCAAGCCTTACTCGGTGGTGCTGCTGGACGAGGTGGAAAAGGCTCACCCGGATGTGTTCAACGTGTTGCTGCAGGTGCTTGAGGACGGCCGCCTGACCGACAGCCACGGGCGCACCGTGGACTTCCGCAACACGGTCATCGTGATGACCTCCAACCTGGGCTCGGCGCAGATCCAGGAGCTGGTGGGTGATCGCGAGGCACAGCGGGCAGCGGTGATGGATGCGGTGGGATCGCACTTCCGCCCGGAATTCATCAACCGTATCGACGAAGTGGTGGTGTTCGAGCCGTTGGGCCGCGAGCAGATTGCCGGTATTACCGAAATCCAGCTGGGCCGCCTGCGCAGCCGTCTGCAGGAGCGCGAACTGTCGCTGAGCCTGAGCCCGGAAGCCTTGGACAAGCTGATTGCCGTGGGTTACGACCCGGTGTATGGCGCACGGCCGCTGAAGCGGGCCATCCAGCGCTGGATCGAGAACCCGCTGGCGCAGCTGATCCTGGCAGGCAAGTTCATGCCCGGTACGGCGATTACCGCCAAGGTGGAAGGCGAGGAGATCGTCTTCGCCTGACCCGCAAGCCCCGCTACGGCGGGGCTTTTTTCATTCCGCTGCCGGTGAGGTGATAAGTTTCTGAAAATTTTGAAATTTTTGCTTGCATCTAAAATCGGGTGCCCCTAATATACGCCGCGTTGTCAGGCACTAAGCGAATCACCAGCAACATCGGGGATCGCAAAACAACTTACAAATCAGTAAGTTGAACGAAAAAAAGTGGTTGACAAGCAAAACGAAGAATGTAGAATAGCCGGCCTCAGCAGCGACAACGCGAAAGCGGATAGCCAAAGAGACCGAAGCTAACACAAGCTTCGAAGTAGTAAAGGTTGTACCGAAGTTCAGTTCCGCGATAGCTCAGTCGGTAGAGCAAATGACTGTTAATCATTGGGTCCCTGGTTCGAGTCCAGGTCGCGGAGCCAATCTCGGGGTGTAGCGCAGTCCGGTAGCGCGCCTGCTTTGGGAGCAGGATGTCAGGAGTTCGAATCCCCTCACCCCGACCATTTTCCGGGTCGTTAGCTCAGTTGGTAGAGCAGTTGGCTTTTAACCAATTGGTCGTAGGTTCGAATCCTACACGACCCACCATGTAAAAAGGGCATCTCGAATGAGATGCCCTTTTTCTTTTGCCTCGAATTAATCCGCAAAGAATGTGCCTTCAGTACGGCCTGTCCAGGCCGTCCGCAGGCATACCCCTGTGGGAGCGGGCTTGCCGCGAACACGGGCGAAACCCGTGCCCGGCACCGCGACGCCTTCTTCGCGGGCAAGCCTGCTCTTGCAGGTAGAGCCAGATGCCTGTCAGTGCAACTTCAGGCGCGGCTCGGTACCCCGGCCAATCTTGCTGCCGAGCATCATCAGCGCGGTGCGGAAGAAACCGTACAGCGCCATTTGGTGCATCCGGTACAACGACACATAGAACATGCGCGCCAGCCAGCCTTCCAGCTTCACACTGCCCATCAGGTTACCCATCAGGTTGCCCACCGCCGAGAAGCGCGACAGCGACACCAGCGAACCGTAGTCCTTGTACGCGTAGGTCGGCAGCGCCTTGTTCTCCAGCCGGGCCTTCAAGCTCTGCGCCAGCATCGAGGCCTGTTGGTGCGCGGCCTGCGCCCGTGGCGGCACGTTGCGGTCGCTGCCGGGTTGCGGGCAGGCGGCGCAATCGCCGAAGGCAAAGATGTTGTCGTCGCGCGTGGTCTGCAGGGTAGGGCGCACCACCAGCTGGTTGATGCGGTTGGTCTCCAGGCCATCGATGTCCTTGAGGAAGCCCGGCGCACGGATACCCGCCGCCCAGACCTTCAGGCTGGCCTGGATCACTTCGCCATCCTTGGTTTTCAGGCCATCCTCGGTCACTTCACTGACGGCCGCGTTGGTCATCACCTTGACCCCAAGTTTTTCCAGGGTCTTGTGCACCGGCACGCTGATGCGCTCGGGCAGTGCCGGCAGCACGCGCGGGCCGGCTTCGATCAGGGTGATGTGCATGTCCTTGGGCTGGATACGGTCCAGGCCATAGGCCGCCAGTTCGTGCGCGGCGTGGTGCAGCTCGGCCGCCAGTTCCACGCCGGTGGCACCCGCGCCGACGATGGCCACGCTGATTTTTTCGCTGGCCACGTCACCGGCATGGGCGCGCAGGTAGTGATTGAGCAGTTGCTGGTGGAAACGCTCAGCCTGCTTGCGGGTGTCGAGGAACAGGCAGTGCTGCGCCGCGCCCAGGGTGCCGAAGTCGTTGGTATTGGAACCCACGGCAATCACCAGGGTGTCGTAGCCCAGGGTACGCGCAGGCAGCAGCTCGCGGCCCTCTTCGTCGAGGGTGGCGGCCAGCTGGATCTGCTTGCCCTCGCGGTCCAGGCCGCTCATGCGTCCCAGCTGGAAATTGAAGTGGTTCCACTTGGCCTGGGCCACGTAGTTCAGTTCGTCTTCCGAGGAGTTCAGCGAGCCTGCCGCCACTTCGTGCAGCAGTGGTTTCCAGATATGCGTGAGGTTGGCGTCGACCAGGGTGATCTCGGCCTGCTTGCGCTTGCCCAGGCTTTTACCCAGGCGGGTCGCCAGTTCCAGGCCGCCGGCGCCGCCGCCGACAATCACGATGCGATGAGTCATGGGAATATCTCGTAAGGTTTAAGGAATTCGTGGCCCAGGGGGCCGGCCGCAAACTGCGCGAGGGGCGGGCGAGCGCGAAGCAGCTCATAGCACCAGGCCACTCAGCAGGCGGCTGATGAGACCCAACCCGATGGTCACGGCCACCACCAGCACAAGGAGCAGCCACGGCCGGAAGGGCCTGCGCTCGACTTGATGCTGGGGGGCTCGCAGATACTCATCGACACGACGCTGATCTTCCGGATTCAGGCGGCTGGTCATGGCGGGGCCTCGTCAGGTAGACGTTTGTGACTGCGCAAACGCTACAGCGTTCACGCAGGCGCTTGAAACAAATGATAATGCCTTCTATCTCTGGCGCCGAGTGTACGCCATCGCAAACACTCGCTGCACTGGATCAAAGACTGATGCCCACGTCGAACACGATGCTGCGGCCCAGGTTGCCGCGCAGGAAGTCCGGGGCATCCGGGTGGGCGAACAGCACCCGGGCGAAGGTCGGCCCGACCAGTGACAGCGAGCGCCAGCCCTGGCGCAGGTATTCGGTGGGTGGCGGGAAGTGGGTGTTGAGGTCGAGCACCTCGCGCTTGAGGCTGGCGAAGGCGATGATATCCAGCTCGTTAAGCTCCAGCCCGCGTTCGCGGTAGTTGTGCGCCTTCTTGCGCAAGGTCGGCGCCAGGCGCCCCAGCAGCTCGGTGGCACTGATGCGCCGTGGGCGCGCTTCGCGGCGCACCAGCTGCGCCAGGGAAAACGCACTGCGCCGGCGTTGCAGCTCTTCGCGCCATTCATCGTTCAACCGGCGGCCTTCGTCGAGGACGAAAAACACTTCGAAGGCGGCATCGCGAAACAGCACGTCTGGCGGCTCCTGCCCGGCCGGGGTGAAGTCCTCGCTGCGGTAGGGGATGTTCAGCCCTTGCAACAGGCGTTGGCACACCCAACGCTCCCGCTCCCACTTGCGGGCGTTGGAGAGAAAGGCATTGGCTTGTTCGGCCTGGATGGTAAGCAGGCGCAGGTAATCTGAGTCATCCATGGGGCAAGCTTAGACCCTAATCGATGACGGTAAGATGCTGTTTGTGCGGAAAAATCAGTGCAGCACCGGCCACTGCTGCACCAGCCCCAGCAAATGCACCAGGCCAAAGCCCAGGCACACCAGCGAACTGACCGCGATAAACCGCCGCGAGCGCCCGGTGCCGGCCAACAGCATCGGCCCCAGCAAGCCGCGCGCCAGGAACACCAGGGTGATCAGGCAGATGGCCGGCAACAGCAAGGGCAGCCGCGCGATTGCCCCGGCAGCCGAAAGCGCATAGGCCGACCAGGCCAGCAATACGCAGGCGATGGCGGCAGTGATCAGGCCTGGGTACCAGCGGCCCCTCTCGGCGGCCAATGCCATGCGTTCGCCGGCGCCGAACAACCGGTACCAGCGTGGCCCGACGGCGATGATGGCCAGGTGAAGCACGCCGATAGTGGCGTCGAGTGCTGCTGCCAGCAGCAGGGCGAGGTTGGTTCCTTCCGGCATGAGCAATGCGTCCTGCATCGAATGAGTCCGCCAGCCTAGCGCAGCCGAATGAAACCGAGAATAGGTGTAGACTCGCCATTATCCACAGGGCGGCAAGGGGCATTGTTCAGGTGATCAGCGCGCAGGTGTTGTCCGGCACCACCCTCACCCTCGGCTGGCTCGGTTACCTGCCGTTGCTGGCCTGGGCGGCCAGCCAGGTGCGCTGGGTGGAACTGCTCAGTGACCGGCGCCGCCAGCACCTGCTGTTCGGCACGGTGTTCTGCCTGTTTGCCCTGTGGCTGGTAAGGCGCGATTTCGATACCGGGGTGTCCTACCACTTCATCGGCATGACCGCGGTGACGCTGTTGCTGGACTGGCCGCTGGCGGTGCTCGGCGGTTGCATGGCGCAGGTCGGCTTGCTGGTGCTCGGGCGCCAGGACCTGGCGGCGCTGGGGATCAATGGCTTGTTGCTGGTTGGCTTGCCGGTGCTGATTGCCGAGGCATGCGCGATAGCGGTCGAGCGTGCCCAACCAAGAAACCTGTTCGTGTACATCTTCTGTTCCGGGTTCTTCCCCGCAGCACTGACCGTACTGGCCTGCCTGTCGGCCGGGCTGGGCCTGTTGTGGCTGAACGGGCGCTTCGCGATGCCGGAGTGGCTCAGCGACTTTGTCGGCTACCTGTGGCTGATGATGTTTCCGGAAGCGTTCATCAACGGCACGGTGATCAGTGCGCTGGTGGTGTTCTGCCCGGAGTGGCTGGAAACCTTCAACCGCACGCGCTATCTGCAGGCGCCGTGGAAGGAGGATGAGCGATAACTGCGCAACCACATGCTCGCCGACGATCGTTGCCATGAAGCCACGGAAGGGGGCCGCTTTGCGGCCCATCGCGACACAAGGCCGCTCCTGCAGTGACGTGCGGTGGACTCAGTGGCGCGGCTCCAGGTCCCCCGAATACAGCTCATCCTCGGCCTCATCCGACCCCGGGATCTTGTGTTCCTCCGCCGCCCAGGCGCCCAGGTCGATCAGTTTGCAACGGTCCGAGCAAAACGGCCGGAACGGGCTTTTCTCGTTCCATTCCACAGGTGCGCCACAGGTCGGGCAATCGACGGTCAATGGCTGGCTCATGGCTGGCCTCCTCGTAAAGTCAGGTAAAAGTGGTGCAGGCGGTCAATCTGCTCGTGCAGCGCGGCGAGGTCGCCGTCATTGACCACCACATCGTCGGCATGGCGCAGGCGCTCCTCACGCGCCAACTGGGCCTTGAGTATGGCCTGCACCTGCTCGGTACTGGTGTTGTCCCGCGTCAGGGTCCGCGCCACCTGCAGCTCTTGCGG harbors:
- the yacG gene encoding DNA gyrase inhibitor YacG, which translates into the protein MSQPLTVDCPTCGAPVEWNEKSPFRPFCSDRCKLIDLGAWAAEEHKIPGSDEAEDELYSGDLEPRH